From Synergistota bacterium, one genomic window encodes:
- a CDS encoding thiamine pyrophosphate-dependent enzyme, with protein MKIEEYVSKDIAWCPGCGNFGIRVALMKVFEEMKLDPRNVVIVSGIGQAAKMPHYIGVNMFNGLHGRALPAATAIKVANPNLLVIAESGDGCMYGEGGNHFIHTIRRNPDIVNIVHNNMVYGLTKGQASPTSLLGFKTPVQVDGTILEPFNPLAVAIALDASFVARTFIGDIEFTKDILKEAIKHKGYALVDILQPCVTFNRVNTYEWYKENTYYLKNHDPKDRELAFKRAIEKEKLPLGIFYVNSSKKTFDELVRRGQKTPLFEYEVDIEKLNKLIESKKM; from the coding sequence ATGAAAATTGAAGAGTACGTTAGCAAGGATATAGCTTGGTGTCCAGGATGTGGAAACTTCGGTATAAGAGTGGCATTAATGAAGGTCTTCGAGGAAATGAAACTGGATCCTCGCAATGTGGTTATTGTATCTGGCATAGGACAAGCTGCAAAGATGCCCCACTATATAGGGGTCAACATGTTTAACGGTCTTCACGGTAGAGCTTTGCCTGCAGCAACTGCCATTAAGGTGGCAAACCCAAACCTATTAGTTATAGCTGAAAGCGGAGACGGCTGCATGTATGGAGAGGGAGGTAATCACTTCATACACACAATTAGAAGAAACCCCGATATAGTAAACATAGTTCATAACAACATGGTCTACGGCCTAACCAAGGGACAGGCATCCCCGACAAGCTTATTAGGCTTTAAGACGCCAGTTCAGGTAGATGGTACAATACTGGAACCATTTAATCCTTTAGCGGTCGCCATCGCCCTTGATGCCTCCTTTGTAGCAAGAACATTCATAGGAGATATAGAGTTCACAAAAGATATATTAAAGGAGGCAATCAAACATAAGGGTTACGCTTTAGTGGACATACTCCAACCCTGCGTAACTTTCAACAGGGTAAATACTTACGAGTGGTATAAAGAAAACACCTACTATCTTAAGAATCATGACCCGAAAGATAGGGAATTGGCCTTCAAGAGAGCTATCGAAAAAGAAAAACTACCCCTTGGCATTTTCTATGTAAACTCAAGTAAAAAGACCTTTGATGAGCTTGTACGACGAGGCCAGAAAACGCCTCTTTTTGAATATGAGGTAGATATTGAAAAACTAAATAAGCTGATAGAAAGCAAAAAGATGTAG